The Lycium ferocissimum isolate CSIRO_LF1 chromosome 1, AGI_CSIRO_Lferr_CH_V1, whole genome shotgun sequence genome includes a region encoding these proteins:
- the LOC132064045 gene encoding uncharacterized protein LOC132064045, producing MVIDHGFFIILGELNKVIPCNLASIHPISPVLTRALNALFEDHKFNGFGMPKWSPKLNHLAYADDTIIFTSAENYSSNLIMNTLQKYEEISRQLINKGKSSFYMYSNVTNNLVQQVETITGFSRGSFPFVYLGCPITYARKRKADYNNLLKKVKDKLHESKGKLLSPGGKALLITSVLQSIPIHLLFAIKLPKFLIKDIHKIFARFFWSSNEDVKKRPWSAWLNMCYPKHEVGLGFRSIFDVSKALCAELWWRFRTVHSLWLNFMWTKYCKK from the coding sequence ATGGTCATTGATCATGGCTTTTTCATTATACTAGGGGAGTTAAACAAGGTTATCCCTTGTAACCTCGCTTCTATTCATCCTATCTCGCCGGTTCTTACAAGGGCATTAAATGCATTATTTGAGGATCACAAGTTTAACGGATTTGGTATGCCAAAATGGAGTCCTAAGTTAAATCATCTTGCTTATGCAGATGACACAATCATTTTCACATCTGCAGAGAACTATTCTTCGAACTTAATTATGAACACTCTACAGAAGTATGAGGAGATTTCTAGACAACTAATCAACAAAGGAAAGAGTTCTTTTTATATGTATTCTAACGTTACAAACAATCTGGTTCAGCAGGTGGAAACCATCACTGGATTTTCAAGaggttcttttccttttgtataTCTAGGTTGTCCTATTACTTATGCTAGGAAAAGAAAGGCTGATTATAATAATCTCCTCAAGAAGGTAAAGGACAAGCTGCATGAATCAAAAGGAAAGTTATTATCTCCAGGAGGAAAAGCATTGTTAATTACTAGTGTATTGCAAAGCATTCCTATCCACTTGTTATTTGCTATTAAACTTCCAAAATTTTTAATCAAGGACATTCACAAGATTTTTGCAAGATTCTTCTGGAGTAGTAATGAAGATGTTAAAAAGAGACCTTGGTCAGCATGGTTGAATATGTGCTATCCAAAGCATGAAGTGGGATTAGGATTTAGGTCCATTTTTGATGTATCAAAAGCTCTGTGTGCTGAACTGTGGTGGAGGTTTAGAACTGTGCACTCTTTATGGTTAA